DNA from Sulfurimonas gotlandica GD1:
GGTACAATAGATATTTTTTTATCAATTCCCCTTATTCTTTTAATAATATGCTAAAATTCGATTTATATTTTAATAAGGTTGTTTATTTATGTCATTTGAAAAACTAGGGCTAATCAAGCCATTGCTTGGAGCTATTAAAGAGTTAGGTTATGAACATCCAACGCTTATACAAAAAAGAGCTATTCCTTTAGTCTTGGCAAAGAGCGATATATTCGCTACTGCTCAGACAGGAACAGGCAAAACAGCAGCTTTTGCTCTTCCGATTTTACAAAAACTCAGAAACACTACTGCCGATGAAAACAGAACAATCAGAGCTGTGATTTTATCACCTACACGTGAGCTTTCTATCCAGATACATGAAGATGTGAAAAACTACTCAAAACATATGAGTTTGACTAGTGCAATTCTAGTTGGTGGAAAAGATATTGAGGCTCAACAACGTATGCTAAAAACTGGCATCGATATTGTCATAGGAACTCCTGGACGTTTTATGGAGCTTATGGACAAAGGCTTGGATATTACAAATATAGAAGTTTTTGTAGTTGATGAAGCAGATAGAATGCTAGATATGGGTTTTTCAAAAGAGATAAGAAGAATTCATCTTCAACTGCCGCGTAGACATCAAACTCTTCTATTTTCAGCTACTTACAGTGACAAAGTTAGAAAACTATCAAAGCAGATACTTACAAAACCTGCATTCATAGAAACTGCTAAGAAGAATACAACAGTAGACACTATAAATCAAGTTGCATACATGGTTGATACGGATAGAAAAGCTGAGCTTTTAGCTTATCTTATCGGTTCAAGAAACTTTC
Protein-coding regions in this window:
- a CDS encoding DEAD/DEAH box helicase; this encodes MSFEKLGLIKPLLGAIKELGYEHPTLIQKRAIPLVLAKSDIFATAQTGTGKTAAFALPILQKLRNTTADENRTIRAVILSPTRELSIQIHEDVKNYSKHMSLTSAILVGGKDIEAQQRMLKTGIDIVIGTPGRFMELMDKGLDITNIEVFVVDEADRMLDMGFSKEIRRIHLQLPRRHQTLLFSATYSDKVRKLSKQILTKPAFIETAKKNTTVDTINQVAYMVDTDRKAELLAYLIGSRNFPQVLVFTKTKVSADALFIELKKDGLKCGIIHGDKTQANRQKTLTQFKEGQIRVLVATDIASRGLDIEELPYVINYELPSIPEDYVHRVGRTGRAGRDGQAISLLDVYDKYNIKDVERLIGQKIPQEVVEGFEPDPTIRRKDEDEVKLKSEHKRVENKRPTKKSEKIPAKKPFVKPVSKKKRKTTKRDAK